The sequence GCGAAGAAGGCGAAGCGCTGGTGCACGCTGCCCAGCTTGTGGCCCTCGCCGTCCTCGATGTCCATCTGCGAGAGCCAGAACCTCCAGGGCCGCTGCAGGCGCAGCGCGGTGGCGCCCCCGGGCGTCTTCAGCTCCATGGTGAAGGGGCGGCTGGCCTTGAGGAAGCTGCGCAGCAGGAACAGGCCGAGGCCGCTGCCCACCTCGCCCGCGATGAAGAGCGCCTGCCCGTCGTCTCCCACCACCTGGTAGCGGTTGCGGCCCTCGAAGCCGACGAGGATCTCCCCCCATTCCTTGGTCTGCCGCACGCGCAGGGCGCTGTGGCGTTGGAGCACGGAGAGGGCCAGCGAGTCAGAGGGCATGGAGGCCTCGGAGCAAAGGGTCGGCACACCCTAGCGCCCCGAGGCCCTCAAGTCAGGACAGAACCCTCACCGAGTGGCGAGAGTGTCCACGTGCTGGCGCAGCTTCGCCTCGTCGCCCATGCAGGCGCTGAGCCCCGGCAGCGGCTGGGCGGCCTGGGCAATCTTCCCGCGCGTGCGAGGCCCCGCCGCCACGAGCCACGCCACGCCCAGGGCCAGTTCGGCCACCTCGGTCACGCCGGTGAGGCCGGCGGCGAGCGAGAGCAGCGCCTCCACCGCCTTCTTCACCTGGGCGCCGTGCAGCGGGTGGTTGCTGGTGATGCCCTGGCGCAGCAGCTCCAGCAGCGCGAGCGCCGTGGCGCGGGCCTGCCGCACCGGCTCCGGTCCCGAGCCCGTGCCCGCCCAGAGCCCGCTGGCGAGCTGCTGGGACAGCAACTCAGTGGCGTCCGCGCCGTGGGCCGGTGCCTGCTCGGCGGCGGGGAGCGCCTCCTCCATTTCCATGCGGGCCGCGCCTTCGCTGGCACTCAACGCGTCGTCGTCCATGGGCTCAGGGGCGACACTCCGGCCTTTGACCATGCGCTCCAGCTCGGAGGCGGCCTCGAGGACCCGATCGGCCGCTCGGCGGAGAGCACCGGTGCTCCCATGCGCGCTGGCCGCCTTCTCCTTCGCGACGATGGGCATGGGGGCCGCGGCCATTGGCGCCGCAGCCGGACGTGCCGGAGCCGGAGGAGGAGGGCTGCCCGGGGCCGCGCCGCCCACAGCCGCGAAGGAACCGGTGATGGCCTGCTTCTTTTGGGGGGCCGCTCTGTTGCGCGGCATGACCGAGCGGCTCAGGTCCATCGAGTCCATCTTCGCCTCCTCCTGCTTCGCCGTGCCGAACATGTCCCAGCCCGCGGGAACATTCACGGGGACGACGCGCGTCTCCGGCTGGCCCGAGGCCCGGCGGTCTCCGGTGCGCTCCTCCACCACCACGAACGAGGTGTACTTGGTGACGATCTGGTGTTGGACGGCGAACTGGACGATGCGCTCCTTCATCCGCTGGGCGCGGCGCGGATCCACCAACTCCGCGGACTCCCAGGTGCGGATGCGCTCGGCGGCCCACAGCTTCTCCACGGCGGGCCGATCCGACGCCGCCGGGAAGTCCACCGGGAGGGTGAGAGAGAAGGACTCCTGCCCCGAGCGGCCCCGGAGTGTCACCTTGCCCTGGCCCGGAGCGGTGTAGCGGCCGAACAGTGTCCACGGCACCGCGTCCACCAGCGGCGGCAGCTCGGCCGGAGCGAGCTCGGCGCCCGAGACGCCGTCGAAGCTGGCCGTCAGCTCCGTGACACGCGGGGCGAGCGCGCGGGAGAACTGGGCCACCACCTTGTCATCGATGCGCTCGCCGGGGTGGATGAACTCCACCGCGCCGCCCGTGTTCCGTGCCATGTCCTTGAGCAGCGCGTCGCTCACGTTGGTGCCGATGCCGAAGGAGTACACGCGCGTCGTCTTCCGCGCCGCGAGCACCGCCTTGAGGATCTCCGCCTCGTTGCCCACCTGTCCGTCCGTCAGCAGCACCACCACGCCGTCCGGCGCGCCCTGCACGGCGGCCAGCATGGGCTGCAGCAGCTCCGTGCCGCCCGAGGCTTGCAGCGCGGCCACCCACCGGTCCGCCTGCTCCAGCGTGTGCTGCGTGAAGACAGACGGCTCGTGGGAGAACTTCCGGAAGCTGTTCTCGAAGGCGATGATGTTGAAGCGATCGCCCTCGCGCAGGTGGCGCAGGCACAGCCGCAGCGCGCCCTGGGCCTGCGGCAGGCTCTCGCCGCCCATGGAGCCCGAGGTGTCCACCACGAACACCACCTCCTGGCGCTTGGCCGCGCCCGCCATCGCGAGCAGATCCGGCACCACGGTGAGCGCGAAGGTGCCCTCGCCCTCTCCCTTGCGGTGAGTGACGACGGTCGTCAGCGAGGCGCTCGTGTCATCGCTCCGCACGGTGATGACGAAGTCCCGGTCCAGGGCCACCTCGCCCTTGGCGAACTTCACGCGGACCTTGTGGCCGTCCTTCTCCAGGGTGAGCGCGTGCGAGGGGCTCTCCACCACCACCGCGCGGCCCAGGTCCACCAGCAGGTCCATCTTCAGGCCGTAGGCCACGTTCCCAATCGGAGGGGTGATGCGATCGGCGTCCGGCACCTGGTTCGTGGGGCTGAACGTGCCGTGCCCCGTGCGGTCTCCCTGGCCCGAGCCCGGGATGTAGCGGGGCGCCACCAGCGTGGGCAGCATCCACCGCACGCT comes from Hyalangium minutum and encodes:
- a CDS encoding phospholipid scramblase-related protein, which produces MPSDSLALSVLQRHSALRVRQTKEWGEILVGFEGRNRYQVVGDDGQALFIAGEVGSGLGLFLLRSFLKASRPFTMELKTPGGATALRLQRPWRFWLSQMDIEDGEGHKLGSVHQRFAFFARLYDVLGPSGELLATLRGPFFKPWTFHIEQNGQEVGLIQKRWSGLGKELFTDADNFGVTFENLRDARLRTLVMAATFLLDFVHFENRDG
- a CDS encoding VIT domain-containing protein, whose translation is MTIETAGQLKCGLFMRSGAQIPLQGVEVTGELLGGHARVRVRQRYRNTESRPVEAVYIFPLPSDGTLIGFSMECNGRKVQGVVKEREKAFQDYDDAITAGHGAALLDQERPNVFTAQVGNLLPNEETLVEVEFLQAIQVEEGSVRWMLPTLVAPRYIPGSGQGDRTGHGTFSPTNQVPDADRITPPIGNVAYGLKMDLLVDLGRAVVVESPSHALTLEKDGHKVRVKFAKGEVALDRDFVITVRSDDTSASLTTVVTHRKGEGEGTFALTVVPDLLAMAGAAKRQEVVFVVDTSGSMGGESLPQAQGALRLCLRHLREGDRFNIIAFENSFRKFSHEPSVFTQHTLEQADRWVAALQASGGTELLQPMLAAVQGAPDGVVVLLTDGQVGNEAEILKAVLAARKTTRVYSFGIGTNVSDALLKDMARNTGGAVEFIHPGERIDDKVVAQFSRALAPRVTELTASFDGVSGAELAPAELPPLVDAVPWTLFGRYTAPGQGKVTLRGRSGQESFSLTLPVDFPAASDRPAVEKLWAAERIRTWESAELVDPRRAQRMKERIVQFAVQHQIVTKYTSFVVVEERTGDRRASGQPETRVVPVNVPAGWDMFGTAKQEEAKMDSMDLSRSVMPRNRAAPQKKQAITGSFAAVGGAAPGSPPPPAPARPAAAPMAAAPMPIVAKEKAASAHGSTGALRRAADRVLEAASELERMVKGRSVAPEPMDDDALSASEGAARMEMEEALPAAEQAPAHGADATELLSQQLASGLWAGTGSGPEPVRQARATALALLELLRQGITSNHPLHGAQVKKAVEALLSLAAGLTGVTEVAELALGVAWLVAAGPRTRGKIAQAAQPLPGLSACMGDEAKLRQHVDTLATR